The proteins below are encoded in one region of Effusibacillus dendaii:
- the resB gene encoding cytochrome c biogenesis protein ResB, which yields MNSLAANKRRSVFELIWDFFASVKVAIVIIVLIAISAMIGTIFPQENFIPSSSPETYYPATYGTLGKIYYQLGFSHMYTSWWFVALLLLLGVSLVICSLERVIPLYKSLHRQEIKPALSVVQRKRVYTSFEKADDALADRMAAELRKRRYKIRREGSAFLAEKMRISRFGAYVIHIGLIIIILGALSRLIPGWYVSQNIWVEEGQTVKVPGSDFYVRNDQFTVEFYPDQRPKHYETKATIIENGKEVLKQSIIVNEPLKYKGIMLFQANFLPPTLRLLNLDLKDKQTGSKLGTFTVDLSKLQTEYKVGDYTVKMINYFPDFDIQNDQPVTKSTDPNNPVFLMQVEGPGVTQPVQQFLFVFQQFNMQQGSKFDLTPSGGKMVQTTGLRVQKDNGIPIVYGGSAIVLLGLVLVFYFQHRRVWGQIHDGVLHVGAQTNKNWYAMRKEMERVLKAMGRTESVELRQGGKE from the coding sequence ATGAATTCATTGGCTGCCAACAAGCGCCGCTCCGTATTTGAGTTAATCTGGGATTTTTTTGCCTCTGTCAAGGTGGCGATCGTCATCATTGTGCTGATTGCCATTTCGGCCATGATCGGTACGATTTTTCCGCAGGAAAACTTTATTCCGTCTTCGAGCCCCGAAACGTATTATCCGGCAACCTACGGTACGCTCGGCAAGATTTACTATCAGTTGGGTTTTTCTCATATGTACACCTCTTGGTGGTTTGTCGCTCTTTTGCTGCTGCTCGGCGTTTCGCTCGTTATCTGTTCGCTGGAACGTGTAATCCCTCTTTATAAATCATTGCATCGCCAGGAAATTAAACCGGCCTTGTCTGTGGTTCAACGAAAACGCGTCTACACATCTTTTGAAAAAGCGGATGATGCGTTGGCCGACCGCATGGCAGCCGAACTGCGCAAAAGAAGATATAAGATTCGCCGAGAGGGTTCCGCTTTTTTAGCTGAAAAAATGCGTATTTCCCGGTTCGGGGCTTACGTTATTCACATCGGATTGATCATCATTATTCTCGGAGCGCTGTCCCGTTTGATTCCGGGATGGTACGTGTCGCAAAACATCTGGGTCGAAGAAGGCCAAACGGTGAAAGTTCCGGGTTCCGATTTTTATGTTCGAAACGACCAGTTCACCGTTGAGTTTTATCCTGACCAACGTCCGAAACATTATGAAACAAAAGCGACAATCATTGAAAACGGCAAGGAAGTATTAAAACAAAGCATCATTGTTAACGAACCGTTGAAGTATAAAGGCATCATGCTGTTTCAGGCAAACTTCCTGCCGCCGACGCTTCGTTTGTTGAACCTTGATTTGAAGGACAAGCAGACAGGCAGCAAACTTGGGACGTTTACGGTCGACTTGTCGAAACTTCAAACCGAATACAAAGTGGGCGACTATACGGTCAAAATGATCAATTATTTTCCGGATTTTGATATCCAGAACGATCAGCCGGTGACCAAGTCGACCGACCCCAACAATCCGGTATTTTTGATGCAGGTGGAAGGGCCCGGTGTCACCCAACCGGTTCAGCAGTTTCTGTTTGTGTTCCAACAGTTTAATATGCAGCAGGGTTCAAAATTCGATCTGACTCCTTCCGGTGGCAAAATGGTTCAAACAACCGGCTTGCGCGTGCAAAAGGACAATGGTATTCCGATTGTCTATGGCGGTTCTGCTATTGTGTTGTTGGGACTCGTATTGGTATTCTATTTTCAGCACCGTCGGGTGTGGGGGCAAATCCATGACGGCGTGCTGCATGTCGGGGCGCAGACGAACAAAAACTGGTACGCGATGAGAAAAGAGATGGAACGCGTCCTGAAGGCTATGGGCCGAACCGAATCGGTCGAACTTCGGCAGGGGGGGAAAGAGTAA
- the resA gene encoding thiol-disulfide oxidoreductase ResA, translating to MAVQRRTGRVITVVILLLACVAILVALINFTNSDKKTVSVGQAAPNFTLADLNDKPLALQDLKGKVVLLNFWGSWCEPCRVEMPSIQSIYERYKDKGVVVVGVNIGENKVTAKGFTDRLGVTFPIILDQDRSVTLDQYHVGPIPTTYFIDKKGIVQDKFEGPMTEQFMTQQIETLLAKP from the coding sequence GTGGCAGTTCAGCGCAGAACGGGCAGGGTCATCACGGTTGTAATTCTTCTGCTGGCCTGTGTAGCAATTCTTGTGGCTCTGATTAACTTTACAAACTCAGACAAAAAGACCGTATCCGTCGGTCAGGCTGCGCCCAATTTTACACTTGCCGACTTAAATGACAAACCGCTGGCGCTTCAGGATTTAAAGGGAAAAGTGGTGCTGCTTAACTTTTGGGGATCCTGGTGCGAACCGTGTCGGGTCGAAATGCCGTCCATACAGTCGATTTATGAGCGGTATAAAGATAAAGGAGTTGTCGTGGTCGGCGTCAATATTGGCGAAAACAAAGTGACGGCAAAAGGCTTCACGGACCGGTTAGGTGTCACGTTCCCCATTATATTAGACCAGGATCGTTCCGTTACGTTGGATCAGTATCATGTCGGGCCGATTCCAACCACTTATTTTATTGACAAAAAGGGAATCGTTCAGGACAAGTTCGAAGGGCCGATGACCGAACAGTTTATGACTCAACAGATTGAGACTTTGCTCGCAAAACCATAA
- a CDS encoding pseudouridine synthase — protein sequence MERLQKVLAQSGVASRRKCEELIVAGKVTVNGQVVTELGTKVDSTRDTIAVEGKPIGKQQSVYILFNKPTGVVTTVSDPEGRKTVIDLVQVKERIFPVGRLDMNTSGLLLLTNDGQLANGLIHPCHEVDKTYRVVVHGSITDDSLKRLENGVLLEDGMTAPAKVKLLARSSKQSAFEITIHEGRNRQVRRMCEAVGHPVLKLKRVKFAFLTIGKVKTGEWRRLTAEEVDRLYRIAGTK from the coding sequence GTGGAACGTCTGCAAAAGGTACTGGCGCAATCAGGAGTTGCGTCCAGACGAAAATGTGAAGAACTGATCGTGGCCGGCAAAGTGACCGTGAATGGTCAAGTGGTGACCGAACTGGGAACGAAAGTGGATTCGACACGAGACACAATTGCTGTTGAAGGAAAGCCGATTGGCAAACAGCAGAGCGTATATATCCTGTTCAACAAGCCGACTGGAGTTGTAACAACCGTGTCCGACCCGGAAGGAAGAAAAACGGTGATCGATCTGGTGCAGGTAAAAGAGCGGATATTTCCGGTTGGTCGTCTGGATATGAACACAAGCGGCCTGCTGCTTTTGACAAATGATGGACAATTGGCCAACGGATTGATCCATCCGTGCCATGAAGTGGATAAAACATACCGTGTGGTCGTTCACGGCAGTATAACAGATGACTCATTGAAACGGCTGGAAAACGGAGTCTTGTTGGAAGACGGTATGACAGCTCCTGCGAAAGTCAAACTGCTTGCCCGTTCTTCCAAACAGTCTGCGTTTGAAATCACAATTCATGAAGGACGCAATCGGCAGGTCCGCCGCATGTGCGAAGCGGTCGGTCATCCGGTATTGAAATTGAAACGCGTCAAATTTGCTTTCCTGACAATCGGAAAGGTAAAAACGGGTGAATGGCGGCGGCTGACAGCAGAGGAAGTGGATCGGCTCTACCGGATTGCCGGCACAAAATAA
- a CDS encoding spore maturation protein, whose protein sequence is MMEWTNLLSEWALPVVISSILVIGHFRKVPVYETFILGAKEGFPTTVRIIPHLVAMMVAVSVFRESGALDLLLKGLRPVFDTLHIPSEIVPMALLRPISGTGSLSIMTDIFQTYGPDSVLGKIASVMQGSSDTTLYVLTVYFGSVGIRNSRYAVKVGLLSDLAAAAFSVLVVYWMFGV, encoded by the coding sequence ATGATGGAATGGACCAATCTCCTTTCCGAATGGGCGCTGCCCGTTGTCATTTCTTCCATTCTGGTAATCGGCCATTTTCGCAAAGTGCCGGTCTATGAAACTTTTATTCTGGGAGCGAAAGAAGGATTTCCGACAACTGTAAGAATTATCCCCCATCTGGTGGCCATGATGGTGGCCGTTTCCGTTTTTCGCGAGTCAGGGGCGCTGGATTTATTGTTAAAAGGGTTGCGGCCGGTATTTGATACGTTGCATATTCCGTCCGAGATTGTACCGATGGCGCTGCTGCGGCCGATTTCGGGAACGGGATCGCTGTCCATCATGACTGATATATTCCAAACCTATGGACCCGATTCCGTGTTGGGAAAAATCGCCTCTGTCATGCAGGGGTCAAGTGATACGACTTTGTATGTGCTGACCGTATACTTTGGATCGGTTGGCATTCGAAACTCCCGCTACGCTGTTAAAGTGGGGCTGTTGTCTGATTTGGCGGCAGCTGCTTTCTCCGTTCTGGTTGTCTATTGGATGTTTGGCGTATAA
- a CDS encoding nucleoside recognition domain-containing protein, whose product MINVIWISLLLIGIAVGAATGNMEGITRGILRGAENGVSVSLGLISILVFWLGIMKIAEDAGLVQMLSKLLRPLARFLYPSVPPDHPAMGSILANMSANILGLGNAATPLGLKAMQQLQELNPEPHRASDAMCTLLAINTASLTIIPATVIAIRMQYDAKSPTDIVGATIVATFLGTLTAIVLDRFFRARERRKRGIP is encoded by the coding sequence ATGATTAATGTGATATGGATCAGCCTTCTCCTTATCGGAATTGCAGTGGGAGCGGCGACCGGCAACATGGAAGGAATTACGCGCGGAATCCTGCGGGGTGCGGAAAACGGCGTGTCTGTCAGTCTTGGCTTAATCAGCATCCTGGTGTTCTGGTTAGGTATTATGAAAATCGCCGAAGATGCGGGACTGGTTCAAATGCTGTCAAAATTGTTGCGTCCGTTAGCGCGTTTTTTGTACCCTTCCGTGCCGCCCGATCATCCGGCAATGGGATCCATACTGGCGAACATGAGCGCAAATATACTGGGTCTCGGCAATGCGGCTACGCCATTAGGATTAAAGGCGATGCAGCAGTTGCAGGAACTGAATCCCGAACCGCACCGAGCCAGCGACGCGATGTGTACGTTACTGGCGATCAATACGGCGAGCCTTACCATCATACCGGCAACAGTGATCGCCATTCGGATGCAGTATGATGCGAAGAGTCCGACCGATATTGTAGGTGCTACAATAGTGGCTACTTTCCTCGGTACGTTGACGGCTATCGTACTGGATCGCTTTTTTCGCGCACGTGAACGGAGAAAAAGGGGGATTCCATGA
- a CDS encoding D-alanyl-D-alanine carboxypeptidase family protein, whose translation MKSRLFTIISVVLMLVLSVPANSFAAPEWDPNKFVNEVPVSAETAAVIDVQTGRILYGKDMNKKMRIASLTKIITAIVAIESGKLEDTVTVSPNAYGVEGSSIYLALGEKQKLKDLVYAIMLRSGNDAATAVAEYVGGGSVKKFTDMMNRKVKELGLTGTHFANPHGLDDDAHYSTAHDMAVLTAYALRNPVFAEIVKTKVKRIPWEGKEWDRVMRNKNKMLFRYQGADGVKTGYTKKAGRCLATSASRDGRQLAVIVLNDGNDWDDSAKLLDYGFSTYDFKSLKANQTISTLPVKYGKLAQAEVVTQADFRYPLRPEERQAVKQEIDLPKQLKAPIQKGQKVGTINFYLNGQKIGSVALVANLSVDEISFMEKIKLLFAGLFTS comes from the coding sequence ATGAAATCGCGTCTGTTTACCATTATTTCGGTCGTACTGATGTTGGTTCTGTCGGTTCCGGCAAATTCATTTGCGGCTCCCGAATGGGATCCGAATAAATTTGTCAATGAAGTGCCCGTTTCAGCCGAAACTGCTGCCGTGATTGATGTGCAGACAGGCCGCATATTATACGGCAAAGACATGAACAAAAAAATGCGGATTGCAAGCCTCACCAAAATCATCACAGCCATCGTCGCCATCGAATCCGGCAAGCTGGAGGACACCGTCACCGTTTCCCCGAATGCGTACGGTGTAGAAGGTTCATCCATTTATTTGGCGCTTGGTGAAAAACAGAAACTGAAAGATTTGGTGTATGCCATCATGCTTCGTTCCGGCAATGACGCAGCGACTGCCGTAGCCGAGTATGTGGGCGGCGGGTCGGTCAAAAAGTTTACCGATATGATGAACCGAAAGGTAAAGGAGCTGGGATTAACGGGAACGCATTTTGCCAATCCGCACGGGCTGGATGATGATGCCCATTATTCAACGGCACACGATATGGCCGTATTGACCGCTTATGCATTGCGCAACCCGGTGTTTGCTGAAATTGTCAAGACGAAAGTAAAACGGATTCCTTGGGAAGGCAAAGAATGGGATCGGGTCATGCGAAACAAAAACAAAATGCTGTTCCGCTATCAGGGAGCTGACGGGGTAAAAACCGGTTACACCAAAAAAGCGGGGCGCTGCTTGGCAACCAGCGCCAGCAGAGATGGTCGGCAACTGGCTGTGATCGTACTAAATGACGGAAACGATTGGGATGATTCTGCCAAACTGCTTGATTACGGATTTTCTACCTACGATTTTAAATCCCTGAAAGCGAATCAAACGATCAGTACGCTGCCTGTCAAGTATGGAAAATTAGCACAAGCGGAGGTTGTCACACAGGCCGATTTTCGTTATCCCTTGCGTCCGGAGGAACGGCAGGCAGTCAAACAGGAAATCGATTTGCCAAAACAGTTGAAAGCGCCCATCCAAAAAGGCCAGAAAGTGGGAACTATCAATTTTTATCTGAACGGGCAAAAAATCGGATCGGTCGCTCTCGTCGCGAATCTATCGGTCGATGAAATCAGTTTTATGGAGAAAATCAAACTGTTGTTTGCTGGACTTTTCACGTCATGA